Proteins from a genomic interval of Schistocerca cancellata isolate TAMUIC-IGC-003103 chromosome 8, iqSchCanc2.1, whole genome shotgun sequence:
- the LOC126094524 gene encoding pre-mRNA-splicing factor 38B-like encodes MDGQQVCNDSKVYKKSTSKEEKKNNVLQLWGNERTMNLNPLILENIRTSYYFKVNLRKLKTYHEVVDEIYYRVGHLEPWEKGSRNTTGLTALCGGVRGVGAGGIVSSAYCLLYKMFTLKMTRKQVNGLITHPDSPYIRGLGFMYIRYTQPPQDLWEWFEPFLNDKEEIDVKAGGGHVMTIGDMLKRFLTKLQWFSTFFPRIPQPIQQTIDRKLPVLTTRTRNEFRGNATTRRNSFKEYHTAAKPEKEKAAISSNLCNSEKESSASSKKRRHSFEYNVHNTNRRAKERRCN; translated from the coding sequence ATGGATGGTCAGCAAGTGTGTAATGATTCGAAGGTGTACAAAAAATCCACAtcgaaagaagagaagaaaaacaaCGTATTGCAACTGTGGGGAAACGAACGTACAATGAATTTAAACCCACTCATCTTGGAAAACATACGAACTTCGTATTACTTTAAAGTGAATCTTCGCAAGTTGAAAACGTACCACGAAGTCGtcgatgaaatttattacagagttGGTCACCTAGAACCGTGGGAAAAAGGAAGCCGAAACACAACTGGGTTAACGGCACTGTGTGGAGGTGTTAGAGGGGTTGGTGCGGGAGGGATTGTATCATCAGCTTACTGCTTACTGTATAAAATGTTTACGTTAAAAATGACTCGAAAACAGGTCAATGGTTTGATTACTCACCCTGATTCCCCTTACATTAGAGGTTTAGGTTTTATGTATATCAGATACACACAGCCTCCACAAGACTTATGGGAATGGTTCGAGCCATTTTTAAACGACAAAGAAGAAATTGATGTAAAGGCAGGAGGGGGTCACGTCATGACAATAGGAGATATGTTAAAAAGATTTCTGACAAAACTGCAATGGTTTTCCACATTCTTCCCACGAATTCCGCAGCCAATACAACAGACGATCGATAGGAAATTACCGGTGCTGACGACAAGGACACGAAACGAATTTCGGGGCAATGCAACGACTCGGCGTAATTCTTTTAAGGAATATCATACAGCTGCAAAACCAGAAAAGGAAAAGGCCGCCATTTCCTCGAATTTGTGTAATTCAGAGAAAGAAAGTTCAGCTAGTTCCAAGAAAAGGCGACATTCATTTGAATACAACGTCCATAATACAAATAGAAGAGCAAAGGAAAGAAGGTGTAATTAA